CATCCCAACAACGCCAAAACTCAAACAACTTCTTGATcccaaataatcaaatttgccAAAACCAATTGCCACAAATGGTCCAAAGTAACCAAATTCAAGCCCCTATTCAAGATTTTCCAACTTGCACAACTATAAGTACAACCTCATGTGTTCCATTTTCTAGTCATGAAGCTCAACTCATGCAGCCACCAACAACAAAAATGGAGGATTTCTCatcaaatcttgaaaactttaGTAACTCACAAAATGATTGCCAAGTTATTAATGATGAGTGGCAATTAAGCAATGGGGTAACGGATGATTATTTTCCTTTACAAAATTATGGGTACTATGATCCTCTAACATCCGATGGTTCAACATTTCAATCCAACGAAAACAACAATTTTAACTTCCAATCAGTTGTTTTGTCGAATTTATCGACACCTTCATCAAGTCCTACGCCATTAAATTCAAACTCAACTTACTTCAACAATAGCAGCAGCACAACTACTGAAGATGAAAGAGATACCTACTGCAGCAACATGTTGAACTTTGATAATATTCCAAATATTTGGGATTCTACTaatgaatttatgtaatttttactctttttttgtaaaaatggaACAGACAAACAGTTCGGAagaggtgttttttttttttttttatttacctcTGAGCTTTTGGACATGTTGttatttcctaaaaaaaaagaaaaaagttaccTCTTTTAGTTTAGTGCttaatttctattttgttgACCTTATTTTTATCACGAGTAACAATCattctttgttttcttctctAGATTAGAAGTTCCGTATACAATAATGTTGATTACATTATTTGGTtgtctctctttatttttttgttcacttgctatatgaattttattttaattgaaacaaCATAACTAATATATTTGGATTGATATATAAACATAGGGCGATATATATTATCGTGTATCAAATTAATACTTTCCATAACCATCAGTTCATCCGTCAATTAATATATCATTTTcaacatattatatataaaataaagattatATTATCTTATACACTACATACGTAGTGTCATGAGACATGAGTCCTCTAAAAAATATTAgagaaataatttaataattggCATGGATAGACAGCTCATAACCAAAGTCACAATCATATCAAagactttccttatttactctttaataatttttaataaattaatagcCTTTCTTTAATActccaattttcaaataaattatgtcATCTCAGTGGGAAAGTGACTTTAATTTTCTGATAATGGAAATACAAAATCTAATTAATCTTTTTAAATCTAATTAATTAGACGTACGCCAATATGGTTTCATAGATCCCAACAGTCAACACACCGGCGACAACGCCGCCGACTATGGTGGCCGGAGATTTAAAAAAAGGGGACACGTGTCCTTTGCTAGTTGTCATTTCACGTAAAATTAAAGTAATCTATAATTGCATGGATTGTGGGATATTAAAAAGTGGTAGCTTAAATTGAAGCTTTGACCATTTAGAGTTGTACGTGGCAATGTTTACATTACGTGGGACCACTTTTTTCCCCacagaaaaggaaaaggaaaaaaaaattatgaaattaattatggAAAAAGAAAGCTTCAAATAATTACAAACTTTATTGAAAATATTGGCATGGCTCttgtgctattttttttttttttttttgtcttattcATTAATGAGACTGTGGGGCACGTCAGCACAAGTACACGTGGACTCAATGATACAAAATGGGGCCCACGAAAAGTTTACGTGGGTCATTGGTTGACCCGGTTTTAGAAATGGACTCTCtcctatatatctttaaaatttaataattgtcCTTTGGTACAGTAATTATCACTATAATAACTTAAAAGTCTGTTTTATGAGCTATTATGTCAATCATTATGCTAAAAATCCagtttttttaatcaattagtCCATGTATAATTGCCAATTTCGTtaaagttagaagtcaagaTTTCAATGGCAGATTCAAAGGCATTGATTAATGatagtactataatatatgACCGTTAAATAATTTTAGCAGGTAATGCAAAACCTTAAAATAAGGGATGAACTGATTTTTGATATTATTAACTCCTTTGGAATTGATATATAATCAAGGAGAGGCAAAATGTATTTTCTAGCAAATACAtagattatcaaaaaaaaaaaacctttatttatattttttaactatattttgtgattttctttACCAGAAGATGGACAGCTAGCTGCTTAAttaagatacataatatagtataatataGTAGTAGTTGTTTTTATCTTGTACGTCTTTGACAATAATTTTTTGTCACGTACGACTTTTTTTTGTGATGCCAAAACTATGTGAAATCCTTCACTTTTGGAAAGGAAGTTCACAAGATGTTCTCTTCCATTCATCATTGCACATAAAAGGCTGGCTTTGTCCCTTAATGTTTTTGAGAATCTATCTACAGAATAATAAAGGTTTTCCTTGGTTGTATGTAATGTGGACATGATTTTGTTTTCCCATTATTTGATTAATAGTCATAATTTTGTGTGAGCATCGATCAAAGATAAAGTTATCTCTATTTGAATAACATGTATCATAAATAGAAATTTAATGTAGAATTATTcaacaaatatttatatcaaaatagACGGCAAATATTAGATCTCTCAAATTCCTTAAATGTGATTCTATGTGAATACATAATATTTTGTGTATGCACAAAACTTCACCGTTTAGTTGTATagtataattattttgtatcttGTTTAACTAATTGGATGGATAATTCatctatgaagaaataaaagaagtacTGTTCATATACAATAAATATGCTGTCATTTCTCATAAGAAATTTTTGAATATATGATATATACATTACTTTAATTTGGGGAAAAAATGGCATTACCAACTCATAGTTAGTAGATTAAAAGAGGAACAAACCATGTTTGGCTTCTGTTGCATAGACGAAAAGTCACTTCAGACAACATAACAATTCACAAGTCGACAAAATTAAAACAACGATGCCTATTTAACTCATTATTGGACTCCAATCAATTATTGATTTAAGTCGACATAGACTGTCTTAACATATTATATTCAACAATGccacttgtttaaatttctatttttaaaaaattaaagtgcaCCATTTTTCTTACTTACCTAATCAAACATtttagttctattttttttctttcttgaaacacctctcaattatttatttttgttagaaaTATATGCAACTAATAACAAATAAACCAtaccataaaaatatataattaaaagaagCAAATTCATATGCCATCTCTTATTTGACTAGCTATTCACCCATCCTCATCAATCCAATAATTATTACAAAAGTACTCTCTCCCTCTGTCCCtaggtcaaatattttttaatttgatttctctttttatatgaaatttttgatagattaaaaaatgatatttttttcctattataccctccaTTTATTAGTATTgaattaatgtttttgaaaaatatagtgagTAAACATGTTCGGAACCTTATCAATTAATAgagataaaaagataaattcattaattatatcaataattatttttttaataagtgtgtctagtcaaaatttaataaataaatagaaataaaaggaGTATTTAAAGATGTGGggtttaatttctttttgtagTTGACTAGTAAAGTTTAAATTAAAGGTCAAAGAAATTAAACTTGTAGCAAAGTCTATATAACCTATCAATTGGAATGTGTACACACACTATATATACCTCAAATATAGTCAACTATGTACATATAGGTGAAAGAATTATTTGAGCCTCTATAAATCTTACACGACAATTAATGTCCATTCGCCACATAAGTTTGTCTATATTTACCTTCTACTCGTACGATCCGAGTAATTATACGTCGCTATCTTAGGTCAAACAAAGTTTTTCTCCATGCATGTAAGCCCTACGTCAAACATACGTATGTAAACAATTGTGTTCTCGAAAGGTTTAATACATAATCAACtccttaaaaattcaaattaagttATGTTCTAGTTGAACACCTTAACTTTATGATAAAATGTTACATTAGTTAAACATACACAAATTTTCTAGCTATCTAGTAGACAGATAAAAATTACGCGCAAAATACATATatagtaaaattttatatcttcAATAATCATCGCCCTGCATCCATCATATTTTTGTCATGTATTTTATTGTTTAACGgtttgaaagtaattttatttttatttatgatggAGTAGTGTTATAGTATAATACTAATAAACTttactaattattttcttttagggaGGTAAATTGCATAGTATGATAGtagtttatttttaagaaattgtgatttttattattCGAAAGCTAAGATGTTAGAATTGATTTGTATctcataataaattttataacattacattatttatacttgtaaaatcatattaaaagtCTTATTTTCTATGAATTTTAATGcattttttaatagttttatactattagtgtatttttataattttgtattgttatattattttactatattagaattaaaaatttaaagtttcatATAAAACTTATGCCCTCGTATTTCAAAGCTTACTCGATCcatattaaataaaacatcCTTTTTTTTAAGACACTGCatcaaataatgaaaataaaataaaggaacACTTAgtacaaatattaaaaaagagaAGTATTAAAGATATTTCAATCTCGATGTGCTTCATTCCTGAACGATTAACCGAGAGATAGGTGTCAACGTGCAATTGCAATTAGTAGAAAGGATAAAGGATACGATAGCCAGTCTTTTTACTACGTACCGACCAATGACTATATCAAAAGTCGACCGTCCAAAGAAAAAAACACTaatttgtattttgaatttttagaaGAATAAAACGTGcattttctgttttaatttgtatttacGTTTCCATTtacctcttctttttcttcccaaTACCTATATATTTTTCACGATTCTTTTCCCTTTGTGGTTTCttatattctttttcttcatgCCTAGCTTTTAGATGACAGCACACCactcaagaaaataattaaataaaacacaTACTTGAAGTAAGCATATATTCGTATCCAAAAGGAACAAACATTGACTATATATGGTATCTTTTAGTGGaaattctttttttggtaaattgTTTGGATGATTACCTATCTTCACTCGCATTTTTTGCAATATGAGATCTTCAACTGTTATTTTTCTTCTActtctagttttttttctttttttggtgggGTGGGTGGGAGATTTAGAAACctgattttttttggatttggctcccctccattaccccttccctccatttcgtCAAGTGCACATCTAGTTGAGAGATATgtgtcttatttaaatttttaaggtCAAAATTATACTAcattaacaaatattataaccatagttaagtcaaccaattttaaaaaactaattccTAAATTGGTAAAAGCAAgatattttctataaatttgatattcattcatttcattttatattttttatttaaaatattagaattttcttttattcccaacaaacaaattttaaaacatacttctttttttCCCCTTCAAACGCAGTACGTAGCCACACTTTCTCCTCTTACTAAAGTGTggtaattttgatatttcacacctcctttttttttttttttatttcccgtttttttttaaaggtttttGTCTACATTGATAATTATTCACATCATATCTTTTATTTCgtttttctaatataaaaaatatttcaagaacATAGTTTATTatcacaaaaaattatttaattgattttcacTTTAAATATCGTGCTATTTAatgtttaagtaaaaaatataaaatgaaatcaatcaatatcaaaatttatagaaaacatcTTGTTCTTACCACATTTAGGGGTAGTTTTCCAAAATTGATTGACTTAACTAtggttataatatttgttaatgTAGTATAATCTTGaccttaaaaatttaaataagacacATGTCTCTCATCTAGATGTGCACTTGacgaaatggagggaaggggtAATGGAGGGGAACCAAATCCGTTCTTTTCCaactaaaaatagttatatgATGAAATTTCGATGAAAGAAAAATTTGGCTGATTCTCAAAGTTTAATAAAGTGTTACATAAATTGGAACATAgcgaataattatttttaactatatttttataCTAAAGACTTATTTCTTCTTAATTATAACGCTCAATTCTTAAGAAATATCTAaattaataggggtaatatAGTAAATTATatctaatatttgttttttgttttaagGGATCTTACATAAATAGTCGAatgtatatattgtttattttttttaaccagTATACATCGATTATATACAAGTATCTACATATTATACATTTGTCAATTatcttttaagttaattttttatgtatcttatttattttgaaacgaAGAGagtataatttatttcttatcaaTTTTATAGGCGGCATGGGATGAAGTTAGACAAAACTCAAAAGGAAAAACCTTTCGGGGTCAACCTCAAATTCAAATAGCTACACTAGCTAGGAGTAATAATTGAAGACTAGCTTATATTACATAGCTTATATTACATCTCATAATTCCCTTTTCACATTTGCATAATTATgttcatttattatttcttttattgatTCATTTTTATCTGGGGTAAGATATGTTTACAAACAAAACAAGGTGATTTATTTAGTCATTACATGTAAATTTCTTGAAAGGGATTAATTAGTAATTTAACAAAAATAGTAGctactttcaaatttcaatacaCTTCAATTCACCCAAAACATTACTGTATTTAACATCACcaaacacaataataataataaaaaaacttaacactcataaaatattaaatattaaaaaaaaaaacaaaaaacttttaCATTCACAAAAGTCAAATACCAAAATGACCAAGTAGTGCAATAATTAAATATTCTCCAATAATAATCGTACGGGGTGAAAGTCTTagatctattttatttatttttcaaataaagagGTATATTTTCGAAGAAAATGCTGTAGTGtttttttctgaattttatTTGTCCTTGTACTATTGTGTGCTTGACAATTTAGCACTTGTGCGTAAGGAGTAAGGACATATTAATTCATTTCATTATAGAGTTGACAAAACTTTAACTAGCAGACTTAATTACTCAAAAGTCTTTTATTCACCACACTCCTCCTTACTATAAGCATATATCGTTGTTCCAAGTGTCAAGTTTTGACTATTGAACTATTTTCATCGGTCTAtttattgtcatatttttttaacgTGTCTCTTTAGGTTACATTAGCTAAATAggtaatttgattaaattattcttatttattctttaatttgacATATTGGCACCAAAAATTTgttgaatttggaagaatgTAATTCCACTTCCTTGAGCTTTTAGTCAATGACTTTctataaaatatatgaatatttttCTCAGTACACAACAAAGATCAAATGAAAAGACATTGCTCATGAAAAATAGTCCTATATAATtgtgaaaatatatatgtttaattgcAATATAATAAAACCACTTTATCCTTTCGTTTGAAAGACACCCCAATTTTCCTGTTTTCTACGAAATCAATATTGTGGACCATTATTCTGGTTAtatgttattaaattaattttttgtgtcattttcaaaaaatataaaggaCTTTATCATATAGACTTATGTTCTTCCTTtccctttttaattaattagttggcaGACTTCTAAAGTCTTGTGAAATATTTAGCATTTTTGAATAAGATTTGACTGGTTTGACCATGACACACTTCAAGTAAGCAACaggtaaattattattttttagcacAACTGAAATTTCTTAATTACTGCACTTTATTTAGAttcaaaaaatcatatttaaatttagattcttcttcaaaattaaagagaatAGAATTCCTTTACCAAATGAGGGTATCCATGGAAATTGTGTTCGGGGTGGTGGGTGGGTAGGGGGCAGGAGGTGGGGATGAGTACCGGAATTGGAGTGAGGGAGATAATCAATGTAGAAAGTCACTTATGAATAGTGTTCTAATTATCTTTTgagaaacttatttttttactaGCAAGGTATCCTTATAAAAcaatttgactaattaattatgaaaaagttagaaaatattttcagacattcttacttattttcgattatttgatgaataaagagaaaatattgtctaaacaacatttagaaataatctatacatatatattatgaCCCCAAAATTAGACCCAGACACCCACCCTTTACCATATAGACCCGGGACGCTGAACCATTTAGGTGTAACAAGTCCatctagaaaatatatttagtgaaaaatattttgttcatatCAAACATATCCTTATTTTGAAAATCATTGATGAGATGTGGTATATCGAAAGCACACATTGTCTTTATGACAAACCATAAACATGTCTGACCGTGACATATATGATCAGGTCCACAAGTTTCAATTTGGTAATAATTTTGTGTCCCACACGTCTCtcacaaaacattttttttgtcaCTTATGGGTAAATCAAGATTTACTTTAGAAAGGATGTTTTGTTTCACTAGTTTTCCCCTCTCATTCATTGTTCATCATAACTAGGTCTTGCTTACATGCCATAGGAAAAAgcgttttcttgattgtttgtgAGTACAAGAGGAGGAAATGTCTGGAGGTTAAATGGATTTTCCAtaaataaaacataagaaatttTCCATTTATTGAGTTTGAAATCGAGTCTCCTGCTTCTGGTGAAAAGTTATCAAATATTTTACCACATTTTGATATTGACAACACAATTATTTAGAAGCCGAcaactaggggtgttcacgggttggtttggatcggttattgattaaaatcaaaaccaaatcaaacttaatcggtttttaaattatcaaaaccaaaccaaaccaaatataatatacatttatcggtttcggtttggtttggttcggttattaaccatacacaaaaataaaagaaacaattcattcaaaatgtgaaaaaagtgacaacaatccattcaaaacggaaaatagttagaatgacttaaattattactgaactttcgatcactaaatttactatcaataaaactttaaaattcactatatttgtctggaaggaagagacaataacattttcagtcccacaagaattgtcatagacactcatatacatgaaatcaataagataaatgtttcatcttaggcatttttgttttcaataagtaaattataaagaaattttaatgaaaatatgtataagatctttaaaattgtttataaaaacaatcttttaagtatgtatattaataaaatatatgtatataattcatcggtttggttcggttatttcttcgggtttttttgaataaaaccataaccaaaccaaatactatcagtttccaaaaatctaaaaccaaacccaaataaaatcggttttattttatcagtttggttcaatttttcgGTTtagatcggtttttatccaaaccgtgaacacccctaccgACAACACATTGTTCCAAGCAATTACATGGGTTAAGCGAGATACATGTCGCTAGCTTGATCCCTATATTAtcggtattttattttttggggttTTGCGTCTGGTATTTGTAGTTAGAGGAGATCCCCacttaaatttaaatatgtgTCGAAAAATTCTGCGTAAAACGCTTTctaaccaaaacaaaaaaaaactctctATATTATTAGTAATAAATTCAATGCTACTATCTCAAAAAAAATCCCCCTCCCCCCTTATATATGTAATCCCAACAATTTCTTGTCGTAAACTTTTTAATTAGCACCACTCAATTATGTGATGTAAATCTTTTTAATTAGCACCACGTAAGTcgaaaagtgataaaaaaataaattNAATTgtttaatttccagaatttaaagtttatgaattcTAAT
The Solanum stenotomum isolate F172 chromosome 12, ASM1918654v1, whole genome shotgun sequence DNA segment above includes these coding regions:
- the LOC125847927 gene encoding transcription factor MYB74, which codes for MGRAPCCDKNGLKKGPWTPEEDQKLIDYIQKHGYGNWRTLPKNAGLQRCGKSCRLRWTNYLRPDIKRGRFSFEEEETIIQLHSILGNKWSAIAARLPGRTDNEIKNYWNTHIRKRLLRMGIDPVTHSPRLDLLDLSSILNHSIYNNSSHHQMNLSRLLGHVQPLVNPEVLRLATSLLSSQQRQNSNNFLIPNNQICQNQLPQMVQSNQIQAPIQDFPTCTTISTTSCVPFSSHEAQLMQPPTTKMEDFSSNLENFSNSQNDCQVINDEWQLSNGVTDDYFPLQNYGYYDPLTSDGSTFQSNENNNFNFQSVVLSNLSTPSSSPTPLNSNSTYFNNSSSTTTEDERDTYCSNMLNFDNIPNIWDSTNEFM